A genomic region of Jeotgalibaca ciconiae contains the following coding sequences:
- a CDS encoding metal-sulfur cluster assembly factor — MQDNIKINDQAAPISDQIIEKLQTIYDPEIGLDIYNLGLIYEINLDEEGHCEIVTTFTGIGCECIETVPGEIKQALMNIEEIKQVSVKIVWTPAWKMTRISRFGRISLGINPR, encoded by the coding sequence ATGCAAGATAATATCAAAATAAATGACCAAGCAGCGCCTATCAGTGACCAAATAATCGAAAAACTTCAAACCATCTATGATCCTGAAATCGGGTTGGATATTTATAATCTTGGTTTAATTTATGAAATTAATCTAGATGAGGAAGGTCACTGTGAGATTGTTACTACCTTTACTGGCATTGGATGCGAATGTATTGAAACCGTGCCAGGCGAAATCAAGCAAGCATTAATGAATATTGAAGAAATTAAACAGGTATCGGTTAAAATTGTATGGACTCCTGCATGGAAAATGACTCGCATTAGTCGCTTTGGAAGAATTTCACTTGGTATTAACCCAAGGTAA
- a CDS encoding glycosyltransferase family 32 protein, whose protein sequence is MIPKIIHYCWFGGNPIGEREQKVMESWKEYCPDYEIMEWNEDNFDVENMGNYVKEAYEEEKWAFVSDVARLYALIQYGGIYMDTDMEVIKPLDQLLKLDAFMGFEVETTISTAIIAAKPKHPTFQLLYDDYEDRHFKNEDGTLDEKTNVIRITEIFEEHGLELNNEKQEVMGVTIFPRIYFSPKSYWTQEINDGEETHTIHQYSGSWL, encoded by the coding sequence ATGATACCGAAGATTATTCATTACTGTTGGTTTGGCGGTAACCCTATCGGAGAAAGAGAACAGAAAGTAATGGAAAGCTGGAAAGAGTATTGTCCTGATTATGAGATAATGGAATGGAATGAAGATAATTTCGATGTCGAAAATATGGGGAACTATGTAAAAGAAGCCTATGAAGAAGAAAAATGGGCTTTTGTATCCGATGTGGCTCGTCTTTATGCATTAATACAATATGGTGGCATTTACATGGATACTGATATGGAAGTTATTAAGCCACTTGATCAATTACTAAAATTGGATGCCTTTATGGGATTTGAAGTTGAAACAACCATTTCCACTGCCATTATTGCAGCCAAACCAAAGCATCCAACTTTCCAATTACTTTATGATGATTATGAAGATCGTCATTTCAAAAATGAAGATGGAACGCTTGATGAAAAAACAAATGTAATCCGTATCACAGAAATATTTGAAGAACATGGTCTTGAATTAAATAACGAAAAACAAGAAGTTATGGGCGTTACAATCTTCCCTCGAATCTATTTCTCTCCAAAGAGCTATTGGACACAAGAAATTAATGACGGTGAAGAAACGCATACAATTCATCAATATTCCGGTTCTTGGCTCTAA
- the ilvD gene encoding dihydroxy-acid dehydratase yields MTNDQPKKDIRIRSNVYDSMVKSPNRAMLRATGMGDEEFRQPIVGVISTWAENTPCNIHLHDLGKIAKKGITTAGGWPVQFGTITVADGIAMGTPGMRYSLPSRDIIADSVEAAVGGHNCDAFVAIGGCDKNMPGCMIAIANTEIPSIFVYGGTIAPGKLDGKDIDLVSVFEAIGKWNHNDMSEEEVRRIECNACPGPGGCGGMYTANTMASAIEAMGMSLPGSSSHPATTEAKLRDVEEAGEAVLNLLEKGIYPKDIMTRKAFENAITVVMALGGSTNAILHLMAMAHAANVELTLDDFNDFQKKVPHLADLKPSGQYVFQDLYEVGGVPAVMKYLYENGYIHGDCLTVTGKTIAENLAEVASLKEGQQVIMPLENPKRKDGPLIVLHGNLAPEGAVAKVSGVKVRRHEGPAKVFNTEEEAINAVLADEIVDGDVVVVRYVGPKGGPGMPEMLSLSSMIVGKGQGETVALITDGRFSGGTYGLVVGHIAPEAQVGGPISLLETGDTVVIDQDTKELTMNVSDEELTNRREKVVIPPLHTRGVLGKYAHIVSSSSKGAITDFWKKDEQ; encoded by the coding sequence GTGACTAATGATCAACCAAAGAAAGATATCAGAATTAGAAGTAATGTTTACGACAGCATGGTTAAATCACCAAACCGCGCTATGTTACGAGCAACCGGAATGGGAGACGAGGAGTTTAGACAACCGATTGTAGGAGTTATTAGCACTTGGGCGGAAAATACTCCTTGTAATATCCACTTACATGATCTAGGGAAAATTGCGAAGAAAGGAATTACTACTGCAGGAGGCTGGCCTGTTCAATTTGGCACGATTACTGTTGCAGATGGAATTGCAATGGGTACACCTGGCATGCGTTATTCACTGCCTTCTCGTGATATTATCGCTGATTCAGTAGAAGCGGCAGTGGGAGGACACAATTGTGATGCTTTTGTTGCAATTGGCGGTTGTGACAAAAACATGCCGGGATGTATGATTGCTATTGCGAATACAGAAATCCCTTCTATTTTCGTATACGGTGGAACCATCGCACCTGGAAAATTGGATGGAAAAGATATTGATCTCGTTTCCGTTTTTGAGGCAATTGGAAAATGGAATCACAATGATATGTCAGAAGAAGAAGTACGTAGAATTGAATGCAACGCTTGCCCGGGTCCAGGGGGCTGTGGCGGTATGTATACCGCTAATACAATGGCTTCGGCAATCGAAGCGATGGGAATGAGCTTACCAGGCTCTTCTTCACACCCGGCAACTACAGAAGCGAAATTACGTGATGTGGAAGAAGCAGGAGAAGCTGTTTTAAACTTATTGGAAAAGGGAATTTATCCAAAAGACATCATGACCCGAAAAGCATTTGAAAATGCTATCACGGTTGTAATGGCTTTGGGTGGTTCTACTAATGCCATCCTGCATTTAATGGCAATGGCTCATGCAGCGAACGTCGAACTAACGTTGGATGATTTTAATGATTTCCAGAAGAAAGTACCGCATTTGGCCGACTTAAAGCCAAGTGGACAATATGTTTTTCAAGATTTGTATGAGGTCGGTGGTGTACCGGCAGTAATGAAGTATCTCTATGAAAATGGTTATATCCATGGAGATTGTTTAACTGTTACTGGAAAAACAATTGCAGAAAACTTAGCGGAAGTAGCTTCATTGAAAGAAGGGCAACAAGTTATTATGCCATTGGAAAATCCAAAACGGAAAGATGGCCCATTAATCGTTCTTCATGGTAACTTAGCTCCAGAGGGTGCAGTAGCAAAAGTATCAGGAGTAAAAGTTCGTCGTCACGAAGGACCTGCAAAAGTGTTCAATACAGAAGAAGAAGCAATCAATGCTGTATTAGCAGATGAGATTGTAGATGGAGATGTCGTTGTTGTACGGTACGTAGGTCCAAAAGGCGGCCCCGGGATGCCAGAAATGTTGTCCCTATCCAGTATGATTGTAGGAAAAGGACAAGGCGAAACCGTCGCATTGATTACAGATGGTCGTTTCTCAGGCGGTACTTACGGTCTTGTTGTAGGACATATTGCTCCAGAAGCACAAGTCGGAGGACCAATCTCCTTATTAGAAACAGGAGATACAGTTGTCATCGACCAAGATACAAAAGAACTTACGATGAACGTATCAGATGAAGAACTAACAAACCGTCGCGAGAAAGTTGTTATTCCGCCCCTGCATACGCGAGGAGTCCTTGGAAAATACGCTCATATTGTATCGAGCTCTTCGAAAGGCGCGATCACAGATTTCTGGAAAAAAGATGAACAATAA
- a CDS encoding amino acid ABC transporter ATP-binding protein, translating into MTSVMKVEGLSKKFGEREVLKNINFEVEEGKVICLIGASGSGKSTLLRCLNLLEKPTTGDVLYRNESILSESLNLFKYRSKVGMVFQHFNLFNNLNVLENCVTGQVTVLKASKEEAEKRALRFLEEVGMAQFIHARPSQLSGGQKQRVAIARALAMEPDLLLFDEPTSALDPQTVGEVLRVMKQLADKGLTMVVVTHEMQFAREVADQVVFMDQGVIAEEGTPEEIFNNPKEARTKEFLSRILDSPF; encoded by the coding sequence ATGACTTCTGTAATGAAAGTTGAAGGATTAAGTAAAAAATTCGGTGAGCGCGAAGTTCTAAAAAATATCAACTTTGAAGTAGAAGAAGGTAAAGTTATTTGTTTAATTGGTGCGTCTGGTTCAGGTAAATCTACCTTACTGCGTTGCCTAAATTTATTAGAAAAGCCGACAACCGGTGATGTTCTCTATCGTAACGAAAGCATTTTATCAGAATCTTTGAATTTGTTTAAATATCGTTCCAAGGTTGGAATGGTTTTTCAACATTTCAACTTATTTAATAATTTAAACGTACTCGAAAACTGTGTAACAGGACAAGTGACTGTCTTGAAAGCAAGCAAAGAAGAAGCCGAAAAAAGAGCTCTTCGCTTCTTAGAGGAAGTAGGAATGGCGCAATTTATTCATGCTCGTCCAAGCCAGCTGTCAGGCGGTCAGAAGCAACGTGTAGCGATTGCCCGCGCTTTGGCGATGGAGCCGGATTTATTACTGTTTGACGAACCAACTTCAGCGCTTGACCCGCAAACGGTTGGTGAGGTACTGCGTGTAATGAAACAATTAGCAGACAAGGGATTAACCATGGTTGTAGTTACGCATGAGATGCAATTCGCTCGTGAAGTAGCCGATCAAGTTGTATTTATGGATCAAGGGGTAATCGCAGAAGAAGGAACGCCTGAAGAAATATTTAACAATCCAAAAGAAGCACGTACAAAAGAATTTTTAAGTAGAATTCTCGATTCGCCGTTTTAA
- the ilvA gene encoding threonine ammonia-lyase, which translates to MENQLTLEMVQDAWDYLKKEYVTHNTPMVTSSMTDDRVDRHVYFKMENQQKTGSFKLRGASYKIHMLSQEELDRGVISSSAGNHAQGVAMAAYRLGVRASIFMPKTTPEAKINAATGYGAEVVLVGDSYQEAGDAAQKYYEENDVTYVHPYDDYYIMAGQGTIALEMLEQEPDLDIIICPVGGGGLISGVSLAAKSIKPDIKVIGVEAAEAASMHHAFKTGEIKRLETVDTIAEGIAVKEPGEKTYAVVKEYVDDIVTVTEEEIADAILWMLERNKTLVEGAGAASLAALLAHNDTLPKGAKVGLIVSGGNIDLGSMPMIQGVARGLKKAVQVKSRSSEA; encoded by the coding sequence ATGGAAAATCAATTAACATTAGAGATGGTTCAAGATGCATGGGATTATCTAAAAAAAGAATATGTCACCCATAACACACCGATGGTTACTTCATCTATGACTGATGATCGAGTCGATCGACACGTGTACTTTAAGATGGAAAATCAACAAAAGACAGGATCGTTCAAGCTAAGAGGCGCCAGCTATAAAATTCATATGTTGTCCCAAGAAGAGTTGGATCGAGGAGTAATCAGTTCAAGTGCTGGAAACCATGCTCAAGGCGTTGCAATGGCAGCTTACCGTTTGGGCGTGCGAGCATCTATCTTTATGCCAAAAACGACTCCAGAAGCCAAAATTAACGCTGCAACGGGATATGGCGCTGAAGTTGTGTTAGTAGGAGATAGTTACCAAGAAGCAGGAGACGCTGCTCAAAAATACTATGAAGAGAATGATGTTACTTATGTGCATCCATACGATGATTATTACATCATGGCTGGCCAAGGAACAATCGCCTTAGAAATGTTAGAACAAGAGCCCGATCTAGATATCATTATTTGCCCTGTTGGAGGCGGCGGTTTAATCAGTGGCGTATCACTGGCAGCTAAATCCATTAAACCAGATATTAAAGTGATTGGAGTAGAAGCTGCAGAAGCTGCGTCCATGCATCATGCTTTCAAAACAGGAGAAATTAAACGGCTAGAAACGGTTGATACAATCGCAGAAGGGATTGCGGTTAAAGAACCAGGAGAAAAGACCTATGCAGTCGTCAAGGAATACGTGGATGATATTGTTACCGTGACAGAAGAAGAGATTGCCGATGCTATTTTATGGATGCTGGAACGGAACAAAACATTAGTGGAAGGCGCAGGAGCTGCTTCATTAGCAGCCTTATTAGCACATAATGATACATTGCCAAAAGGAGCAAAAGTTGGTTTAATTGTATCAGGTGGTAACATCGACTTAGGTTCCATGCCAATGATTCAAGGGGTTGCTCGTGGATTGAAGAAGGCTGTTCAAGTAAAGAGTCGTTCAAGTGAAGCATAA
- the ilvC gene encoding ketol-acid reductoisomerase, giving the protein MAKVFYDKDVNQSLLEGKTVAIIGYGSQGHAHAQNLRDSGHKVVVGLRAGKSFDRAKEDGFDVKSVAEATKEADLVMILLPDENQKAVYEAEIRDNLEAGNALVFAHGFNIHYGQIVPPADVDVFLVAPKGPGHLVRRTYEEGAGVPSLVGVYQDASGNAKEIGMAYAGGIGGGRAGILETTFREETETDLFGEQAVLCGGVSGLIKAGFEVLTEAGYAPESAYFEVLHEMKLIVDLIYEGGLENMRYSISDTAEWGDYVTAPRIITSETKDNMRAVLKDIQTGEFAKDWILENQAGRPKFNAIKRNELEHPITAVGNELRGLMPFIGDSLVD; this is encoded by the coding sequence ATGGCAAAAGTATTTTACGACAAAGATGTTAATCAATCACTACTAGAAGGAAAGACCGTTGCAATCATCGGCTATGGATCTCAAGGTCATGCTCACGCACAAAACCTACGAGACAGTGGTCATAAAGTGGTAGTGGGCCTTCGCGCAGGAAAGTCATTCGATCGTGCGAAAGAAGATGGATTTGATGTAAAATCAGTTGCTGAAGCTACAAAAGAAGCAGATTTAGTAATGATCTTGCTACCTGATGAAAATCAAAAAGCAGTTTACGAAGCAGAAATCAGAGATAATTTAGAAGCTGGAAATGCACTTGTGTTTGCTCATGGGTTCAACATCCATTATGGACAAATTGTTCCTCCAGCAGATGTTGATGTATTCTTAGTTGCTCCAAAAGGACCTGGACATCTTGTTCGCCGTACTTATGAAGAAGGAGCAGGAGTTCCATCATTGGTAGGGGTATACCAAGATGCTAGTGGAAATGCGAAAGAAATCGGAATGGCTTATGCAGGTGGCATTGGCGGAGGCCGTGCAGGTATTTTGGAAACAACTTTCCGTGAAGAAACAGAAACGGACCTATTCGGTGAACAAGCTGTTCTTTGTGGAGGAGTATCTGGACTGATCAAAGCTGGTTTTGAAGTGTTGACGGAAGCGGGTTATGCACCAGAAAGCGCGTATTTTGAAGTATTACATGAAATGAAGCTAATCGTAGACTTGATTTATGAAGGTGGATTAGAAAATATGCGTTATTCTATTTCTGATACAGCAGAATGGGGAGACTATGTAACTGCTCCGCGTATCATTACATCCGAAACAAAAGATAATATGCGTGCGGTATTGAAAGATATTCAAACCGGTGAATTTGCAAAAGATTGGATTCTAGAAAATCAAGCTGGACGACCTAAATTCAATGCAATCAAACGTAATGAGTTGGAACATCCAATTACTGCAGTTGGTAACGAGCTGCGCGGATTGATGCCATTTATTGGAGATTCATTAGTAGATTAA
- a CDS encoding DMT family transporter: MDKKLIGILLAAFGGSMWGVSGILAQILFNQYQASSEWLVSIRLLFSGMLLLFYNGVIKREAIFSILRNRKDFVSLLLFSIFGMVGVQYLFFKAIEGSSASLATILQFTAPIFVYFYLLFKKEKQLNFIELSLVFLTFFGVLLIVSNGNFTQMNVSLFGFSLGIGSALAVAFYSIQPRRLLAKYGSPLIVGWGMLIGGIFFQFIHPFWIPGFAMTKNSIFLLGIIIVFGTALAFISYLASLHYIEASLASIMTALEPLLAAVLSIFVFQQQFGIFEITGIIIVLVAVLILANDRKITLKQKKSVHQK; the protein is encoded by the coding sequence ATGGATAAAAAATTAATAGGGATTTTACTAGCGGCCTTCGGAGGAAGTATGTGGGGAGTGTCAGGCATACTTGCCCAAATACTATTCAACCAGTATCAAGCATCCTCCGAATGGTTGGTTAGTATCCGATTACTTTTTTCTGGAATGTTATTGTTATTCTACAATGGTGTTATTAAGAGAGAAGCTATCTTTTCAATCTTAAGGAACAGGAAGGATTTTGTTAGCTTGTTGCTTTTTTCTATTTTTGGAATGGTAGGCGTACAGTACTTGTTTTTTAAAGCAATTGAAGGAAGTAGCGCATCGTTAGCGACAATTTTACAATTTACTGCGCCAATTTTTGTTTACTTCTACTTATTATTTAAAAAAGAGAAGCAACTTAACTTTATAGAGTTATCGCTAGTCTTTTTAACTTTTTTCGGTGTGTTACTTATTGTTAGCAATGGAAACTTTACTCAAATGAACGTTTCTCTTTTTGGTTTTTCATTAGGGATTGGGTCTGCACTTGCTGTTGCGTTTTATAGTATCCAACCAAGGCGTTTATTAGCTAAATACGGCTCTCCTTTGATCGTAGGCTGGGGAATGCTGATTGGAGGGATTTTCTTCCAATTCATTCATCCATTTTGGATACCAGGTTTTGCAATGACTAAAAACAGTATTTTTTTATTAGGAATCATTATTGTTTTTGGGACTGCTTTGGCTTTTATTTCTTACTTAGCAAGTCTCCATTATATTGAAGCTTCTCTAGCAAGTATTATGACTGCTTTAGAGCCACTTTTAGCGGCAGTGTTATCGATCTTTGTTTTTCAACAACAATTTGGTATTTTTGAAATAACAGGAATTATTATTGTGCTGGTGGCTGTGTTAATTTTAGCCAATGACCGGAAAATAACTCTAAAACAAAAAAAGTCAGTCCATCAAAAGTGA
- the nth gene encoding endonuclease III produces MLSKKRARDILEQIIALYPDAKTILKYTNNFELMIAVMLSAQTTDLAVNKVTGALFERFPNPEAFAASSPEEIEPYIRSIGLYRNKAKHIYQCSNQLIANFNGEVPNNRKDLESLAGVGRKTANVILSVGFDIPAFPVDTHVSRVCKHHDIVPQNATPLQIEKIVTDILPKELWNQAHHALIFFGRNICSPRNPKCDEYIH; encoded by the coding sequence ATGCTATCTAAAAAAAGAGCTCGGGATATTCTCGAACAAATCATTGCATTATATCCTGATGCGAAAACGATATTAAAATATACAAATAACTTTGAATTAATGATCGCGGTCATGCTCAGCGCTCAGACTACAGACCTTGCTGTAAACAAGGTTACAGGTGCTCTGTTCGAACGCTTCCCGAATCCGGAAGCATTTGCTGCGTCTTCACCAGAGGAGATCGAACCTTATATCCGGTCCATCGGCTTATACCGTAACAAAGCCAAACATATCTATCAATGTAGTAATCAACTGATTGCAAATTTTAATGGAGAAGTTCCAAACAACCGGAAAGATTTGGAGTCATTAGCTGGCGTTGGACGTAAGACTGCCAATGTGATACTAAGCGTTGGATTTGATATCCCGGCATTCCCAGTGGATACTCATGTATCACGAGTATGTAAACATCATGACATTGTACCTCAAAATGCAACACCACTTCAAATTGAAAAAATTGTCACAGATATTCTTCCAAAAGAACTTTGGAATCAAGCACATCATGCCCTTATTTTCTTTGGTCGAAATATTTGCTCCCCGAGAAATCCAAAATGCGATGAGTATATCCATTAA
- a CDS encoding ABC transporter ATP-binding protein: MDKLISLEQVSWTRQGQEILKNINWEVNQGEHWAVLGLNGSGKTSILNIVTGYHFPTSGNVKVLDTTFGEASIPKMRERIGFMSSSLEKFGATFNKQPVKNIVLSGKFSSVGVYSNQEILPEDHERADEILRNLRIEYLREKTYRYLSQGEKRRVLIGRALMNQPDLLIMDEPCSGLDILSREEVLDIMDAITVNHCHLVYVTHYIEEITEAITHVLLVKDGSIVAQGEKEKILTDDRLSETYKIPVSVRWEEKRPWITINRKK; the protein is encoded by the coding sequence ATGGATAAACTAATTTCGTTAGAGCAAGTATCTTGGACCAGACAAGGACAAGAGATACTCAAAAACATCAATTGGGAAGTGAATCAAGGCGAGCATTGGGCGGTACTTGGTTTGAACGGTTCTGGTAAAACGTCCATTCTAAATATTGTGACGGGTTACCATTTCCCAACTTCTGGTAATGTCAAGGTGCTTGATACAACCTTTGGAGAAGCAAGCATTCCAAAAATGCGTGAACGAATCGGTTTTATGAGCAGTTCATTAGAGAAATTTGGTGCTACTTTTAATAAGCAGCCGGTTAAGAATATTGTATTGAGCGGGAAATTTTCTTCTGTTGGGGTTTATAGTAATCAGGAAATTTTACCAGAAGACCATGAGCGAGCGGATGAGATATTGAGGAACTTGCGAATCGAGTACTTGAGAGAAAAGACCTACCGATATTTATCTCAGGGAGAAAAACGTCGGGTATTGATTGGAAGAGCCTTGATGAATCAGCCAGATTTATTAATCATGGACGAACCCTGTTCAGGACTCGACATTTTATCTCGTGAAGAAGTATTGGATATCATGGATGCTATTACGGTTAACCATTGTCATTTAGTATACGTGACCCATTATATTGAAGAAATAACAGAAGCGATTACACATGTACTGCTTGTGAAAGACGGAAGTATTGTTGCACAAGGAGAAAAAGAGAAAATTTTAACGGATGATCGATTAAGTGAGACATACAAGATTCCTGTCAGCGTTCGCTGGGAAGAGAAACGACCATGGATTACTATTAATCGAAAAAAATAG
- a CDS encoding RidA family protein, with protein sequence MYKLEAKDAPDALGPYSQAIVTGDLVFLSGQLGMNKEKGALEEGVEAQTKQAFKNIGAVLAEEKLTLDNVVKVTVLLSDINDFAKVNEVYATQFNEPYPARSAFAVKDIPAGGLVEIEVIASKSK encoded by the coding sequence ATGTATAAATTAGAAGCAAAAGATGCACCGGATGCATTAGGTCCATACTCACAAGCAATTGTTACAGGAGACCTCGTATTTTTATCGGGACAATTGGGAATGAATAAAGAAAAAGGCGCATTGGAAGAGGGCGTGGAAGCTCAAACAAAACAAGCATTTAAAAATATTGGTGCAGTTTTGGCAGAGGAAAAGCTAACGTTGGATAATGTTGTGAAAGTCACTGTATTATTAAGTGATATTAATGATTTTGCGAAAGTAAACGAAGTATATGCCACACAGTTCAATGAACCTTATCCAGCAAGAAGCGCCTTTGCGGTTAAAGATATTCCTGCAGGTGGACTTGTGGAGATTGAAGTCATTGCGAGTAAATCGAAATAA
- the ilvN gene encoding acetolactate synthase small subunit, translating to MRRIITATVKDSSGVLNRVTGLLSKRGFNINSITVGGTETAGISKMTFEVNITSPSQSEQVIKQLNKQIDVIKVMDITDQQIVARELALIKVTTTPTTRHEIYGVINPFRARVLDVAKDSLTIEVTGKTDKVDAIIDLLSSYGIKELARTGITAFPRGKNK from the coding sequence ATGCGAAGAATAATAACCGCAACCGTTAAGGATTCTAGTGGTGTTTTGAATCGGGTGACCGGACTCCTCTCTAAGCGAGGATTCAATATTAATAGTATTACCGTTGGTGGGACAGAAACAGCGGGTATCTCAAAGATGACCTTTGAAGTGAACATCACCTCTCCCAGCCAATCTGAACAGGTAATCAAACAATTGAATAAACAGATTGATGTTATTAAAGTAATGGACATTACTGATCAGCAGATTGTTGCTCGGGAACTGGCTCTTATAAAAGTCACGACAACACCTACAACCAGACACGAAATATACGGAGTGATTAATCCATTCCGCGCACGTGTACTCGATGTTGCCAAAGATTCTCTTACCATAGAAGTAACAGGTAAGACCGATAAAGTAGATGCAATTATTGATCTCTTATCGAGTTATGGAATTAAAGAATTAGCAAGAACAGGCATCACTGCCTTCCCGCGTGGGAAAAATAAATAA
- the ilvB gene encoding biosynthetic-type acetolactate synthase large subunit: MSTEEMPKIERQRNGADLFVQSLIEADVEVVFGYPGGAVLPIYDALYRAKPNFKHIMCRHEQGLIHGAEGYARVTGKPGVVIATSGPGGTNLITGIADAMIDSLPIVVFTGQVSSAFIGSDAFQEADIIGLTTPITKHNYQVQDVNDLPRIIKEAFHIATTGRKGPVVIDLPKNIAEEFLEKDSFETDFYLPGYQPTIYPNQLQIQRLLKELQISKRPLLLAGAGVKFADASKELIAFAEKYQLPVVTTLQGLGAFPETHKQALGMGGMHGSYAANKAIQACDFLINIGSRFDDRLTGNLAKFAPNAVIAHIDVDSAEIGKNIETKYPIVSDAKEALLKLLDGEMEQTDISEWVELTQSNKNNFPFWYQRKEDSVSPQWLIEEIYYATKGEAVVVTDVGQHQMWAGQFYKYDQPHNFVTSGGLGTMGFGLPAALGAQIGRPNETVVAILGDGGIQMTSQELATIKDYNLPVKIVVINNESLGMVRQWQEIIYEERYSESLLTEGRNPDFVKLAESYGVKGLRVSDESKVKEILKEAFDFDGPVLIDARVTHKEKVFPMVPAGKGNDEMIGVKPPCEE; the protein is encoded by the coding sequence ATGAGTACAGAAGAAATGCCCAAAATAGAACGACAGCGAAATGGAGCAGATTTATTTGTCCAATCACTTATTGAAGCGGATGTAGAAGTCGTTTTTGGATACCCGGGTGGAGCCGTATTACCAATCTACGATGCTTTGTACCGTGCAAAACCAAACTTCAAGCATATTATGTGCCGTCACGAACAAGGTTTGATTCATGGAGCAGAAGGATACGCACGTGTGACAGGGAAACCCGGAGTGGTTATTGCAACATCTGGTCCAGGAGGAACGAATTTAATTACCGGGATTGCGGATGCAATGATTGACTCACTACCCATTGTTGTTTTTACAGGACAGGTATCCTCAGCTTTTATTGGATCAGATGCTTTCCAAGAAGCAGATATTATTGGATTGACTACTCCAATTACAAAGCATAATTATCAAGTGCAGGACGTAAATGACTTGCCAAGAATTATTAAGGAAGCTTTCCATATTGCAACAACAGGCCGAAAAGGACCTGTAGTAATCGATTTACCAAAAAACATTGCAGAAGAATTTCTTGAAAAAGATAGCTTTGAAACAGATTTTTATTTACCTGGCTATCAACCAACTATTTATCCAAACCAGTTGCAAATTCAAAGGTTGCTAAAGGAATTACAAATTTCCAAACGACCGTTGTTGCTTGCTGGAGCAGGAGTAAAGTTTGCGGATGCAAGTAAAGAATTGATTGCTTTTGCAGAGAAGTATCAGCTACCAGTTGTAACAACTTTGCAAGGATTAGGCGCATTTCCTGAAACACATAAACAAGCTTTAGGGATGGGCGGCATGCACGGCAGCTATGCAGCGAATAAAGCGATTCAAGCTTGTGACTTTTTAATTAATATCGGCTCACGTTTTGATGACCGTCTTACTGGCAACCTAGCGAAGTTTGCTCCAAATGCTGTGATTGCTCACATTGACGTAGATTCAGCAGAAATTGGCAAGAATATTGAAACCAAGTACCCGATTGTTTCCGATGCAAAAGAAGCTCTTTTGAAACTTTTGGATGGTGAAATGGAACAAACGGATATCAGTGAATGGGTTGAATTGACCCAATCGAATAAGAATAATTTCCCATTCTGGTACCAACGCAAAGAAGACTCCGTGTCTCCACAATGGTTGATTGAAGAAATTTATTACGCAACCAAGGGAGAAGCCGTTGTTGTAACGGATGTAGGACAGCATCAAATGTGGGCCGGTCAATTTTATAAATACGATCAACCGCATAATTTTGTTACATCCGGAGGGTTAGGTACGATGGGATTTGGACTTCCTGCTGCATTGGGAGCTCAGATTGGTCGGCCAAACGAAACAGTCGTGGCTATCCTCGGCGATGGTGGTATCCAAATGACCAGTCAAGAGCTGGCAACCATCAAAGATTACAACTTACCTGTAAAAATCGTAGTAATCAATAACGAATCACTCGGTATGGTTCGCCAGTGGCAAGAGATTATCTATGAAGAACGGTACTCCGAATCTCTGCTAACAGAAGGAAGAAACCCAGATTTTGTAAAATTAGCAGAAAGCTACGGTGTAAAAGGTCTTCGAGTGTCTGATGAATCAAAAGTAAAAGAAATTTTGAAGGAAGCTTTTGACTTCGATGGTCCTGTGCTGATCGATGCCCGTGTAACACATAAAGAAAAAGTATTTCCAATGGTACCTGCAGGAAAAGGAAACGATGAAATGATAGGAGTGAAACCTCCATGCGAAGAATAA